One Fundulus heteroclitus isolate FHET01 unplaced genomic scaffold, MU-UCD_Fhet_4.1 scaffold_76, whole genome shotgun sequence DNA window includes the following coding sequences:
- the LOC105929045 gene encoding galectin-3 isoform X2, whose translation MDLVSSILSTLSLPRISLLAPDPPLSPSPPSPPSQHADALCGSCPSSGSAPQTGNLWPNLPPSGAGFPAWPGQPTQSVPCWTGQPNTACWPASQPPPVSVPAQISVPAPSQVVTPPAPTAAVVPAPFQVPSPAGQQPCQPCWPVTQYQPPQQPAPVQAQVPAPAPAVSPAATIHPSVPGWPAHPGWPYNPGQSGWPGQNPSMMPPHWLPPTSGPMSVPYNLNLARGVYDKMMMTILGYVKPNAKMFTVNFLRGNDIAFHINPRFNEGGKQVVVRNHKVGDRWGPEERDLKGPFPFAPGSSFEANVWKRWKGLESRLCSRILDKSAALLQGGSWR comes from the exons ATGGAT TTGGTATCTTCCATCTTGTCCACTCTGTCTCTTCCACGTATCTCCCTGCTGGCTCCTGacccccctctctctccctcgccCCCCTCTCCTCCGTCCCAGCATGCTGACGCTCTTTGTGGCAGCTGCCCGtcctctggttctgctccacagaCCGGAAACCTCTGGCCCAACCTGCCGCCCTCCGGAGCCGGGTTCCCTGCGTGGCCTGGGCAGCCCACCCAGTCTGTGCCGTGCTGGACCGGCCAACCAAACACTGCCTGCTGGCCCGCTTCGCAACCACCTCCGGTGTCTGTTCCCGCTCAAATTTCAGTTCCGGCTCCAAGTCAAGTCGTAACACCACCCGCGCCGACCGCAGCCGTGGTCCCGGCGCCGTTTCAGGTCCCGTCTCCGGCCGGTCAGCAGCCCTGTCAGCCGTGTTGGCCAGTCACTCAGTATCAGCCGCCCCAGCAGCCGGCGCCGGTCCAAGCTCAGGTTcctgctccagctcctgctGTTTCTCCTGCTGCCACCATCCACCCAAGCGTACCAGGCTGGCCTGCTCACCCTGGCTGGCCCTATAACCCAGGACAGTCAGGATGGCCTGGACAGAACCCATCTATGATGCCGCCACACTGGCTCCCCCCCACATCTGGACCTATG AGTGTGCCGTACAACTTAAACCTGGCCCGAGGAGTGTATGACAAAATGATGATGACGATCCTGGGCTATGTCAAACCTAATGCCAAAAT GTTCACAGTGAACTTCCTGAGAGGCAATGACATTGCCTTTCACATCAACCCGCGCTTTAACGAGGGGGGCAAGCAGGTGGTGGTCCGGAACCACAAAGTGGGCGACCGCTGGGGCCCGGAAGAGAGGGACCTTAAGGGACCCTTCCCTTTCGCTCCTGGGAGCTCTTTTGAG GCTAACGTTTGGAAAAGATGGAAAGGGTTGGAAAGTCGATTGTGCAGCCGGATCCTAGATAAGAGTGCTGCTTTACTGCAGGGAGGCTCTTGGAG ATGA
- the LOC105929045 gene encoding galectin-3 isoform X1 codes for MDLVSSILSTLSLPRISLLAPDPPLSPSPPSPPSQHADALCGSCPSSGSAPQTGNLWPNLPPSGAGFPAWPGQPTQSVPCWTGQPNTACWPASQPPPVSVPAQISVPAPSQVVTPPAPTAAVVPAPFQVPSPAGQQPCQPCWPVTQYQPPQQPAPVQAQVPAPAPAVSPAATIHPSVPGWPAHPGWPYNPGQSGWPGQNPSMMPPHWLPPTSGPMSVPYNLNLARGVYDKMMMTILGYVKPNAKMFTVNFLRGNDIAFHINPRFNEGGKQVVVRNHKVGDRWGPEERDLKGPFPFAPGSSFEMKILCTPETFRVAVNNIPLFEFRHRVRELNQIDRINILNDVVLTYVNVETLP; via the exons ATGGAT TTGGTATCTTCCATCTTGTCCACTCTGTCTCTTCCACGTATCTCCCTGCTGGCTCCTGacccccctctctctccctcgccCCCCTCTCCTCCGTCCCAGCATGCTGACGCTCTTTGTGGCAGCTGCCCGtcctctggttctgctccacagaCCGGAAACCTCTGGCCCAACCTGCCGCCCTCCGGAGCCGGGTTCCCTGCGTGGCCTGGGCAGCCCACCCAGTCTGTGCCGTGCTGGACCGGCCAACCAAACACTGCCTGCTGGCCCGCTTCGCAACCACCTCCGGTGTCTGTTCCCGCTCAAATTTCAGTTCCGGCTCCAAGTCAAGTCGTAACACCACCCGCGCCGACCGCAGCCGTGGTCCCGGCGCCGTTTCAGGTCCCGTCTCCGGCCGGTCAGCAGCCCTGTCAGCCGTGTTGGCCAGTCACTCAGTATCAGCCGCCCCAGCAGCCGGCGCCGGTCCAAGCTCAGGTTcctgctccagctcctgctGTTTCTCCTGCTGCCACCATCCACCCAAGCGTACCAGGCTGGCCTGCTCACCCTGGCTGGCCCTATAACCCAGGACAGTCAGGATGGCCTGGACAGAACCCATCTATGATGCCGCCACACTGGCTCCCCCCCACATCTGGACCTATG AGTGTGCCGTACAACTTAAACCTGGCCCGAGGAGTGTATGACAAAATGATGATGACGATCCTGGGCTATGTCAAACCTAATGCCAAAAT GTTCACAGTGAACTTCCTGAGAGGCAATGACATTGCCTTTCACATCAACCCGCGCTTTAACGAGGGGGGCAAGCAGGTGGTGGTCCGGAACCACAAAGTGGGCGACCGCTGGGGCCCGGAAGAGAGGGACCTTAAGGGACCCTTCCCTTTCGCTCCTGGGAGCTCTTTTGAG ATGAAGATCCTGTGCACCCCCGAGACCTTCAGGGTGGCGGTGAACAACATCCCGTTGTTCGAGTTCCGCCACCGCGTCCGAGAGCTGAACCAGATCGACCGGATCAACATCCTGAACGACGTCGTCCTCACTTACGTCAACGTGGAGACGCTTCCCTGA
- the LOC105929045 gene encoding galectin-3 isoform X3, with the protein MDVSSPSNSQISTLHADALCGSCPSSGSAPQTGNLWPNLPPSGAGFPAWPGQPTQSVPCWTGQPNTACWPASQPPPVSVPAQISVPAPSQVVTPPAPTAAVVPAPFQVPSPAGQQPCQPCWPVTQYQPPQQPAPVQAQVPAPAPAVSPAATIHPSVPGWPAHPGWPYNPGQSGWPGQNPSMMPPHWLPPTSGPMSVPYNLNLARGVYDKMMMTILGYVKPNAKMFTVNFLRGNDIAFHINPRFNEGGKQVVVRNHKVGDRWGPEERDLKGPFPFAPGSSFEMKILCTPETFRVAVNNIPLFEFRHRVRELNQIDRINILNDVVLTYVNVETLP; encoded by the exons ATGGATGTAAGTAGCCCATCAAATTCTCAGATCTCCACACTG CATGCTGACGCTCTTTGTGGCAGCTGCCCGtcctctggttctgctccacagaCCGGAAACCTCTGGCCCAACCTGCCGCCCTCCGGAGCCGGGTTCCCTGCGTGGCCTGGGCAGCCCACCCAGTCTGTGCCGTGCTGGACCGGCCAACCAAACACTGCCTGCTGGCCCGCTTCGCAACCACCTCCGGTGTCTGTTCCCGCTCAAATTTCAGTTCCGGCTCCAAGTCAAGTCGTAACACCACCCGCGCCGACCGCAGCCGTGGTCCCGGCGCCGTTTCAGGTCCCGTCTCCGGCCGGTCAGCAGCCCTGTCAGCCGTGTTGGCCAGTCACTCAGTATCAGCCGCCCCAGCAGCCGGCGCCGGTCCAAGCTCAGGTTcctgctccagctcctgctGTTTCTCCTGCTGCCACCATCCACCCAAGCGTACCAGGCTGGCCTGCTCACCCTGGCTGGCCCTATAACCCAGGACAGTCAGGATGGCCTGGACAGAACCCATCTATGATGCCGCCACACTGGCTCCCCCCCACATCTGGACCTATG AGTGTGCCGTACAACTTAAACCTGGCCCGAGGAGTGTATGACAAAATGATGATGACGATCCTGGGCTATGTCAAACCTAATGCCAAAAT GTTCACAGTGAACTTCCTGAGAGGCAATGACATTGCCTTTCACATCAACCCGCGCTTTAACGAGGGGGGCAAGCAGGTGGTGGTCCGGAACCACAAAGTGGGCGACCGCTGGGGCCCGGAAGAGAGGGACCTTAAGGGACCCTTCCCTTTCGCTCCTGGGAGCTCTTTTGAG ATGAAGATCCTGTGCACCCCCGAGACCTTCAGGGTGGCGGTGAACAACATCCCGTTGTTCGAGTTCCGCCACCGCGTCCGAGAGCTGAACCAGATCGACCGGATCAACATCCTGAACGACGTCGTCCTCACTTACGTCAACGTGGAGACGCTTCCCTGA
- the LOC105929045 gene encoding galectin-3 isoform X4 yields MDHADALCGSCPSSGSAPQTGNLWPNLPPSGAGFPAWPGQPTQSVPCWTGQPNTACWPASQPPPVSVPAQISVPAPSQVVTPPAPTAAVVPAPFQVPSPAGQQPCQPCWPVTQYQPPQQPAPVQAQVPAPAPAVSPAATIHPSVPGWPAHPGWPYNPGQSGWPGQNPSMMPPHWLPPTSGPMSVPYNLNLARGVYDKMMMTILGYVKPNAKMFTVNFLRGNDIAFHINPRFNEGGKQVVVRNHKVGDRWGPEERDLKGPFPFAPGSSFEMKILCTPETFRVAVNNIPLFEFRHRVRELNQIDRINILNDVVLTYVNVETLP; encoded by the exons ATGGAT CATGCTGACGCTCTTTGTGGCAGCTGCCCGtcctctggttctgctccacagaCCGGAAACCTCTGGCCCAACCTGCCGCCCTCCGGAGCCGGGTTCCCTGCGTGGCCTGGGCAGCCCACCCAGTCTGTGCCGTGCTGGACCGGCCAACCAAACACTGCCTGCTGGCCCGCTTCGCAACCACCTCCGGTGTCTGTTCCCGCTCAAATTTCAGTTCCGGCTCCAAGTCAAGTCGTAACACCACCCGCGCCGACCGCAGCCGTGGTCCCGGCGCCGTTTCAGGTCCCGTCTCCGGCCGGTCAGCAGCCCTGTCAGCCGTGTTGGCCAGTCACTCAGTATCAGCCGCCCCAGCAGCCGGCGCCGGTCCAAGCTCAGGTTcctgctccagctcctgctGTTTCTCCTGCTGCCACCATCCACCCAAGCGTACCAGGCTGGCCTGCTCACCCTGGCTGGCCCTATAACCCAGGACAGTCAGGATGGCCTGGACAGAACCCATCTATGATGCCGCCACACTGGCTCCCCCCCACATCTGGACCTATG AGTGTGCCGTACAACTTAAACCTGGCCCGAGGAGTGTATGACAAAATGATGATGACGATCCTGGGCTATGTCAAACCTAATGCCAAAAT GTTCACAGTGAACTTCCTGAGAGGCAATGACATTGCCTTTCACATCAACCCGCGCTTTAACGAGGGGGGCAAGCAGGTGGTGGTCCGGAACCACAAAGTGGGCGACCGCTGGGGCCCGGAAGAGAGGGACCTTAAGGGACCCTTCCCTTTCGCTCCTGGGAGCTCTTTTGAG ATGAAGATCCTGTGCACCCCCGAGACCTTCAGGGTGGCGGTGAACAACATCCCGTTGTTCGAGTTCCGCCACCGCGTCCGAGAGCTGAACCAGATCGACCGGATCAACATCCTGAACGACGTCGTCCTCACTTACGTCAACGTGGAGACGCTTCCCTGA